Below is a genomic region from Bacillus mycoides.
TTGTAATAATACCATTGTATGGAGCCTGTTGCAAAGACTTCCTTATTCCTTGCTTATGTTTTCCAATTCATAAATAAAACATTCATCTTCTTTTACTTTTTATCTCTTTCAAACAAGAAATAAAGCAATCCTTCAGTAATATTTCATTGCAACTTATATTAATAACAAGTATAAAAAGAAGCTCCCCAGCGAAAAAGAGCCTATTCTTTATTAGTGAAACTCCTCCAAATGACGAGATACTGAGTAATATTACCTTCTTCTATATATCGTTCAAATAATTGATTACTTCTACAACTTTACCGTGTCGTATAAATATTCTCGGTACACGGAAGCTTATCGTTGCAATAATTTCATAATTAATAGTCCCGGAATATTCAGCAACCTCGGTAGCACTAATATACTCATCACCTTGTCTCCCAATGAGTGTAACTTTCGTACCAAGTGGCACTTCACAAGGAAGATGTATCATGAATTGATCCATTGTCACTCGCCCTACAATCGGTACTCTTTCACCGTTTACAAGTACCTTAAACCCTTGCAATCTTCTAAGCCAGCCATCTCCATATCCAATTGCAACTGTCGCAATCCATTCTTCAGTTCTCGTTCGGTATGTGACATTATAACTAATCCCATCTCCTTTAATCACTTGCTTAATATGAGCAACTTTCGTGTGAAGTGACAACGCCGGTTCCAATTTAAATGGTAAAAAAGGACGTATTTCTACAGATGGGGATAATCCATACATCGCAATACCAATTCGCACCGCATTAAATGTAATCCCTTGAAACCTTAACGTTGCGGCACTATTGGCTGTATGGACAAATTTAGGATTCACTCCAAATTCTTTCAACCAACGTAACTGCTGCAAAAATGTATTATATTGCTTATCAAAGTAAGAAGTCTCAACCTCATCCGCTGTTGCAAAATGCGTATATACTCCTTCTAACTCTAAAAATGGCGCACCTTCTAAACTCTTTAAGAACCCTTTTAATTCTTTTCGTTCACGTATTCCGATTCTCCCCATACCACTATCAAAATTAATATGGAATTTCATTATTGATGAACCATCCCAGAGCTTTATCGCTTCTTCCACCCATTCTTTTTGAAAAACAGTTAATGCTACATCATTTTCAGCAGCTACATTTACATCACGGGGCGGGGAAGGACCTAATACTAAAATCGGTGCAGTAATACCAGCCCTCCGAAGCACTAAAGCTTCATCTAAAAAAGCAACTGCTAATCTTGTTGCTCCTGCTTCTAATGCAGTTTTAGCCACCGGTACATAATCGTGCCCATATGCATTCGCTTTAACTACAGCAAAAATCTCTACATCACTTGGAATGTACTCTTTAATATGTGTAACATTGTTATAGATCGCATCTAAATCCACTTCCACCCACGTGTCACGGTAAAACGGTGCTTCTTCCATAAATACACTTCCTTATACACGATATGCGAAGCTTATTCTTTTATATGCTTCTTTTATGAAATCCACCTTCAAACTAAGAAAAGACGTGGTGCACATATATCACCACGTCTAAGAAGTTTACTTCACCTGCTTCGCTGTAACCGAACGAGCAACCATCAACAACTCATTCGGCTCTAAACCTTTAGACACGAGCATATATTCTACTCCGTTATGTGACCACGTTACAGAGTCTTTCGTCAATGCACCAATCGTGAAACCAAGATCAACCGGCTCTCCACTTACACTTACCGCCGATGAGGCCTCTGCAACTTTTGACTTTTCTTGTATTAAAGTAACGGATTTCTTGCTTCCAGTGTATGTGAGTATTGTACGCTTGCCACTGTCTGTCTTCAACTCTTCTTCCTCTTTCAAAGTCATACCTTGCGGTGTATCACGTGGATACAAAATAGCAAACGGTTTGTCTTCTTTCGCTGCCGTCTGAACATCTACTTGTGCTCTAGACATATTTTGTTTCGTATCAAATGCACCTTTATCAAACTTTGCATCAAACTTTACTTTAGTGAAATCTACTTTTACAAGGACATTTTGATCATTATCCATCAGTTTCACAGAAACTGGTGTTAAATCACTTTTATTCAGCTTAATTTCTTGTTTCGGCAACATATTTTGATGTTGATAATTTGTTTTTGTTTTAAACACATAATACTTATCTGTTTTCTCGAAAGAGAGATTTTTCTTATCTTGCAAAATATCTCTTACAAGTGATTCATATAAATAAGCCTGGCTACTATTTTGCGGCCAATCACTTTGAAAACGGAAACTCTTATTAAGTGCCGGTGTTAATACAAATACACCTTCATCATTCCTTAAAATAATTTGACTCTGATCCTTTTTCGCATTCTGCAAATTCACACGATAATACGAAGGTTCTTTATGCCAAATTTCTACATTGTACTCTTGAGGTTCATTTCCTGTTTTAATAGATAATTTCGCTTCAGCTTGATAACTCTTCATACTTTTAACTTTCGTTTCTAAATCTCTCACAACATCTTCCTGTTTCTTTTCCATACAACCCGCCAACACAAAAACGGTCAATAAACCGACAAGAACTAAAAACAGACGCCTTTTCATCACTTCAGCCCCTTTGCCCCTATAAATGAATGGAAGATATGCCTTCCTTATCGCTACCTCAAATATATGAGACAAAGATATAAAATATGCAGACTAGCGTGACGAGCTTTCCAAAACAACTTGAGCAACGGCAAATTCTTTACTATGACTAATTGATAAATGAACAATATGCTCTGTATTTGTAATGATAATCGGCTTACCTCTATCATCATTCCTTACTTCAATATCTAAAAAACTCACTTCTTTCCCGATACCGGTCCCTACCGCTTTAGAATACGCCTCTTTTGCTGCAAATCTTCCAGCTACAAATTCTGTAAGACGACTTCCTTTCAGCCCCTCGGCAACACCACGTTCTCTTTCAGTTAAAATACGTTCCATAAATTTAAGCTTTCCATCTAGCATTTTTTCAATTCGATTTAACTCAATAATATCGATTCCAATCCCTACAATCATTTCAAAATCCCCTTCTTCTATTTAGCTTTCTTCATTCATATTGTAAGAATAACAGAGAATCTTTCTGATGCAAAAGGAGTGATACTAAAAACATGCTAATACCATCCACTCGCATTTCCTTACAACCGATTATCATTTCTTTACTTCTTATACAATTAGTCATGATTATATTGAGCGACTTTTCCCTCTTTCACCTGGCAGCCTACAATGAATATATCGCTAAAGGAGAATGGTGGCGTGTCATAACTTCCTTACTTGTACACGTAGACTTACAACATTTCCTTTCTAATAGTATTTGTTTATTCGTATTTGGTTCTTCCATCGAAAAACAACTAGGACACTTTTCTTTCATCATTATTTTTTTCCTTTCTGGCATTCTCGGGAATATTTCTTCTTATATTATTATGCCTCTTGAATATATTCACGCCGGAGCATCTGGTGGTATTTTCGGATTACTAGGCGCCCAATTATTTTTATTGTATAGTCGATATTGTTCTTCAAAACCAAGAGACATCGCTATTTTTTCAATAATGATACTTATATTACTACTATTTACTTTCTTTAATCCCTCTGCCAATCCTATAAGCCATTTAACAGGACTGATCATCGGCGGCATGTGCACCCCTTTTTTAATAAAGTGAAACTTTAATCAGTGGGGGGGTTCCATCCCCCACTGATTATTAGTTGAACCAATCGGGCTTTTACGGGCAGTTGATCTCCCACCTAACTCCCTCGCATTCGCCGAATTTTGAGGCGGGAGTCTTACTGCCCGTTAATGCGGGACAAAAAAAAACGATGGCGCAGAGCTTATTTAATATAGAAGCTCGCACCATCGATAATTTCCACATCTGTTTGTTTACTTAACTCTCTCATTAGTTGAAATAAAGACTCGTCCTTTTTCTTCGCCTCAATCATACAATCAATTCGCGGAACACTCCCCTTTATCTTTTTCAAAAAAGATAAGAAAGTATCTACATCAATAAAATCTGCATGTGCTCTCGGGTTTTTTCCATCTCTAGGACTGGAGATGTGCATTTTAACCGGTAACAAAGACGATTCCCACGTATGTACAACACGCGCCCAATCTTCATGCCAATCTTCCTGGTCATTATTCATCATATGATGGTGCAAATCAAACACGACTGGAATGTCTAATTTCTCACCTAAATACAATGTTTCTTCTAAAGAAAAGGTCGTGTCATCATTTTCTAATATAATCATCTCTTGAATACCTCTTGGAACAGTTGACCAATTTTCTATAAAGCGTTCTAATGCAAGCTCCTTATCTTTATAACCTCCTCCCACATGTAATACACATCGTTGCTTATGTTCAATTCCCATACCCTTTAACAATTTTTTGTGCATCTGCAATGTCTTTACAGATTGTTTGAGAATACTCTCCTCAGGTGAATTTAGTACAACAAAGTGATCTGGATGGAAGTCAATTCGCATATTCATACGAATTGCATATTCACCTAATTCTTTCAGATTTTCTTTTAACGGACGAATATAGTTCCAATCTAACAACTCCTCATGATTCGCTAAAGGAATAAGCTTGGAACTAAGTCGAAAGAAAGATATATCATGCCCTTTATTATGTTTTAATAACCGTAAGCAATTTTCCAAATTCGAATTAGCGATTCTTTCAAGTTTACGAATCGCAGCCTCTCGATCATCAATCCGCTGAAACTGTGCATACGTCATCGTTTGAGATGGAGAAGCATTCTTCAAATGTACACTCATCGCAACATACCCAAGTCTTACAAGCATATAGCACCTCATTTCTATACGAGTTACTATGTAGTATGCACAATTACAGAAATAAAAAAAGAGAATGCCAGCAAAGGGCATTCTCTTTTTTATTAAGCTTGTGGACGGCTATGATGTTTTCTTTCGCCGCGTCCATTTGAAGATCCAGGGCGACCTTCACCTTTACGACCACGGTTGCCATCACGGCTACCAGCATCACGGCTACCGCCATCACGATTACGATCACGGTTACGACCATCGCCACTTCCGCTTCCACGTCCATCACGATTGCGATCACGGTTACGACCATCGCCACCGCCGCGTCCATCACGACTACGATTACGGTTACCATCACGGTATCCACTTCCGTTACCACCGCGTTTTTTAGAACCGCCACCGCCACCTCTTGAAACAACTGGTGGTTCTGATGTTAAAGCGATCGGAGTTGTATCCGGCTCTTTTGTCATCATTTTTAAAGCAGCAGCTACTACTGTTACAGAATCATTCTCTTCTAACATTTCTTCTGCAATACGCTTGTAGTATGATAAGTTATCATTTTCAATTGTGCTTTGAAGTTTTTCAGCGATTAAACGTTGTTGACCTTCTAACGCCTCGTCAAGTGTCGGTGCGTCCATACGATCAACTTTACGTTTTGTTGTACGCTCGATATTTTTTAATTGTCCTGATTCACGTGGTGTTACAAATAACATTGCAATACCTTTTTTACCGGCACGGCCAGTACGACCGATACGGTGAACGTATGATTCTGGATCTTGTGGGATATCGAAGTTGTATACGTGTGTTACGCCTGAAATATCAAGACCACGTGCAGCAACGTCTGTTGCAACAAGAACTTCAATAGTACCTTCTTTAAATTTACGTAATACAGACATACGCTTCGCTTGTGTTAAGTCACCGTGAATACCTTCTGCTGCATAACCACGTAAGTTTAATGCTTCTGATAATTCATCAACACGACGCTTTGTACGACCGAATATGATTGCAAGCTCTGGAGATTGAATATCTAGTAAGCGTGTTAACACGTCAAACTTTTTCTTTTCTTGCACTTCTAAATAGAACTGCTGAATGTTTGGCATTGTTACTTCTTTTGCTTTTACTTTAATGTGTTGAGGCTCAGTCATGAAACGCTCAGCAATACGACGGATTGGATCTGGCATTGTCGCTGAGAATAATAATGTTTGATGTGTTTCTGGCACATCTGTTAAAATCGCTTCAATATCTTCAATGAAGCCCATGTTTAACATTTCATCCGCTTCGTCAAGAACAACAGTCTCTACGTTTTGTAAGCGAAGTGTTTTACGGTTGATATGATCTAAAATACGACCCGGCGTACCTACAATAATGTGTGGGTGTTTTTTTAGAGCACGAATTTGGCGGTTAATATCTTGACCACCATAAATTGGTAGAATACGAACACGTTTATGTTTACCAATTTTGTATAGCTCTTCTCCAACTTGAATTGCTAATTCACGCGTTGGCGCGATAACAATACCTTGAACTGCTTCTTTATTTGTATCCACTTTATCTAATAGTGGTAATCCGAATGCTGCTGTTTTCCCTGTACCTGTTTGCGCTTGCCCAATAATATCCTTACCTTGCAATGCATGTGGAATTGTTTCAGCTTGAATCGGCGTAGCCTCTTCAAAGCCCATACTTTCAACAGATTGTAGTAAAGACTCACTTAATCCTAGTTCTCGAAATGTTGTCAATGTTACTTCTCCTTTTCTATCCTATACTTATCATTTAAAAAAAGGCGTTTTCCGAACTTGCGGAAAAGCCATTTTCCTGAATACTTACGTATATAACCGGGCGTATATTCTTCACGAAAATACTTCTAAACGTTATTACACTTTATCAATTATAAGTTTTGTAGGTGTAAAAAGCAAACCCCAACTGTTACCTTATTTCATATTCAGAGCTTTTTTCTTTACTTTTATTTTTTTATCGTTTACTGTAAGCGCTTATTATAAGTTTCCACTATTTTCGTGGCTATCATCCCTATTTATATACACCAATTATTTCAACATCGTAATTACTTCTTCTAATTTCATGCCGCGAGATGCTTTTACTAATACAACATCTTTCGTACCGACTACTGCTTGCAACTCTTTTATTAACTCTTCTTTACTATCATACGCTTTTACACGGTCTTTAGGGAAATTAATTTTTGCACCTTCAGCAATTTGAGCCCCTAATTTACCATATGTGAATACATATGAAATTTTTGCTGGATCAATTAATTTACCTACTTCATAATGAAATTGCACTTCTTGATTTCCAAGTTCTAACATATCACCAAGCACAACAATTTTTTTAGCAAATCCATCTAAACCATTCATTAGGTGGAACGCAGCTTCCATAGCTGTTGGACTAGCATTATAAGCATCATTGATAATTGTTAAACCACTATCTGTTTTTACAATTTCCATACGCATACCTGTCATTTGAAGTGTTACTAAACCTTGTTTCATTTCTTCCCACGTTACACCAAAATGTTTTGCAATTGCCATTGAAGCAAGCGTATTATATACATTATGCTTTCCTAGTACTGGCAAATAGAATGACGAAGTTTCATCCCTGTTCATCTTAAAGTGTGTCCCAGTAGCCTGCAATGTTACAGTAGTTGGATAGTAATCATTTGCTCTCGCATCACCAAATGTAACTGTTTCAGCTGCTAAATTCATTTCTGGAACACGATTCGTTAATAGCGGCTCATCTCCATTATATACGAACACGCCACCCTTTTGTAAACCTGTAACAATTTCTAACTTCGCTTCAGCAATCGCCTCACGAGAGCCTAAATCCATTAAGTGCGCCTCACCAATGTTCGTGATAATAGCTGCATTAGGGCGAGCTAACTTAGATAGAAATTCAATTTCTCCTCGGCTTGACATGCCCATTTCTAATACAGCTACTTCTGTATTTTCCTCTAAATTTAAAATAGTAAGAGGTAAACCGATGTGGTTGTTGAAATTACCTTCTGTTTTTTGAACTTTAAATTTAGTCGCAAGAATACTTGTTACAATATCTTTCGTAGATGTTTTACCATTACTACCCGTTACACCAATAACTTTTACATCCAATTGATCACGATAGTTTTTCGCTAACATTTGCAATGCTGCTAGTGTATCTTCTACAAAAATAACCGGAAGATTTTCAGGTGGGTTTTCTACATCTTTCATCCATAATGTAGCAATCGCCCCATTTTCAACAGCTTTGTCTACAAAAGCATGTCCATCGAAACGTTCACCTTGAATTGGAACATATAAATTTCCATTTTCAATTTTCCTCGTATCAATAGACACTCCTTGTATAGTAATTCCCTCATACCGCTCTGCTAATCCAGTACCATTTATCATCTGCTCGACTTGTTTTAACGTTCGATTTATCATGAAAACACTCCTTACATAGAGGAAGCACTATTCCTTCGAATAGTGCTTCCTCCTTTTTTGTTAGATTGTATATTTAATTTTTTGTTTTTCTTCGTGACGCTCAATCGCTAAGCGAATTAGCTCTTCAATTAATTCCGGATACGGTAACCCTGTATGTTGCCATAATAGAGGGAACATACTAAACGGCGTGAATCCTGGCATTGTGTTTACTTCGTTAATATATACTTCTCCATCTTTCGTTAAGAAGAAATCAGCTCGTGTTAAGCCCGAACCATCTAATGATTGGAATGCGATAATTGCATCTCGCTTAATTACATTAGACTCTTCCTCTGTCATTTCAGCTGGAATAATTAACGCTGTATCACCATCGATGTATTTCGATTTGTAATCATAAAAATCTTTTTTCGGTACAATTTCACCTACAACTGAACATTTCGGCTCATCATTACCTAATACACCAACTTCTACTTCACGACCTACAATATTTTCTTCTACAATAATTTTACGGTCAAATTGGAATGCCTCTTCGAATGCATTCTCAAGCTCTTCACGATCATTACACTTATTAATACCAACACTTGAACCAAGATTTGCTGGTTTTACGAAGCAAGGATATCCTAATACTTCTTCTACTTTTTCATACGCTGTTTCACGATCTTTTTCCCATGCGCTACGAATGAAAGATGCATATTTCGCTTGTTTCAATCCAGCTTCTGCAAAGATATTTTTCATAACAACTTTATCCATACCAGCAGATGATGCTAATACACCGTTACCTACATATGGAATGTTTAGTAATTCTAATAACCCTTGTACTGTTCCATCTTCACCATTCGGTCCATGTAATAATGGGAAAATAACATCAATTGCATCTTCTTGTTTAGAAGTTGCAGTTGGGATAATTTCTGTACTTAATGATACAGGAGAGATTGTATTCTCTTCCCCACTCATTTGTAATGCCTCAACATTTGTTACTTCGCCTTCAATACGCTCTCCACGCATCCATTGGCCTTGTTCTGTAATATAAATTGGATGAATCTCGAATTTATCTTGATTTAATGCTTTAATAGCAGCAAGAGCCGTTTGTAACGAAACTTGATGCTCAGCTGATTTTCCACCGTATAATAAACCTAATTTAATTTTTGTCACTGAAATCACCCTAACCAATTGTTTTCATTTTTCTATTTTAGCACTTTTTATAAAAATAGGTAGTTCCTATTTGAAATAAAATGTAACTTCCACAAATAATTAAAAGACACCACTTATTGGTTTTCTACACTTTTTCTCTTTAATTTCTACACACCTAAACAAAATTAAACTTTAAAGCAAAATTGCTATCTAATCTAGTTATGTACCTAAAATATGTAGAAATCCACTTTGTGTGTATGTCATCTATATTACCCTACCATTTGTGGAGGGTGAAAAAACATTGATTAAAGTTTCATTTTATTAAGAAGACTGTTTTGTAGGCGTATCTTTTTGCCTCTGCTCAACAAGACGATCTAAAGAAACATATACAAAGCCTGCAACTACACACCCTACACTTAAAATTGTAAATAAGTAGTGACCAAGCAAACGATCCAATAGAAAACCACCAAGAAGTGGACCGAATGCACTTCCTGTAATCCACTGCAAACTCGCCGCCCCCATATAGGTTCCTCTCAAATGCTCAGGGGCCAAATTCGCTACAAACGTCATCTGTACAGGCGACATAATCATCTCGCCTAACGTATATATGGCATAAACAAACATTAACGTCATTAAAATAATTGTAGCATTTGTATCATATTCTCCAAACCACTTCGGTAACCATCCTATAAAAAACAAACCAATTCCGAACAAACACGCACCGTATAGCATCGTCTTTCCAACAGGTTTATCTGTCGCCCATTTTGAAATTTGAAATTGAAATAAAACAACTAATAGACCATTTAATGCCATTAAATATGGGTATGGATTGTTGACTCCAAAAATATCCTTCATTTCGTTATCAAAGTGAAGCGGTAACATGCCTTCTGTTTGAGAAAACCCCATAGAAATAATGATCCCCGCTAACAAATAAATCATTAACGCCTTATCTCTCATTAAAATTTTCCAAACTGCTCCGGATTCCTTCTCTTTATTTTTTTCCGTCATATCCGTAATTTTTGGCATTGTTTCTTTAATAAGTACTAACACTAGTAGCGCATAAAACAACATAGCGGATGAAGCAATAATAAACACGAGGTTCTTTGATAAAACAACTACTGATGCTCCCATTATCGGTCCAATTGCAGCACCAATATTGTGTCCCATTCGCAATAAACCATATGCTTCTGTTCTTTTTTCTGGCGCCGTCACATCTGCAACCATCGCTGATGCTGCTGGATGAAATAAAGAATTACTTAACCCTAAAAAAATAGATAAAATAGCGTATGGAATAAATCCTTCGATAAATAAAAAACCGAGCATTAATAACGCATTACTCGCCATTGAAAATATCATAATTGGCTTTCTTCCATATATATCAGCTATTCTTCCGCCTATAAGCGAGCCAAAGCTTGCAGCAATTGGAGAAAGCGCCATAATAATCCCAACTTGTAATAAAGAATCTACCTTATCTTTTAAATATAGTGCAAAAAAAGGCATTAACATCATCATCGCAATTCCGTTCAAAGTCTCACCGATAAATCGAATCCATACGTTACGATCCATCTCTCTTAGCTCACGCCATGTATTTTTCACATTTTCACCCCTTTAGTTCGCCAACAATTATCTTATAATACATTCAGAAAAATGTAAATTTTCAAAATAAAAATCCATCCTAACAGAATTAGAATGGATTTTTCCATTTATAAATTTGCTACATCTTCTTCTTTTTTACTATTATTTAAAACACTACGCTTTCTACTATAGGCGAAATAAACTACTATACCGATAACCATCCAAACACCAAAACTAATCCAAGCTGTCGCTGATAATTGAAGCATCAAATATAAGCAAAAGATAACTGTTAATGCTGGTAAAAATGGTACGAGCGGCGCCTTAAACGCCCTTGGTAAATCAGGATGAGTTCGTCTCATCACAATGACAGCAACAGCTACAAGTGCAAATGCTGACAAAGTTCCCATATTTACAAGATGTGCTAAAACATTTAAATCTATTAATCCTGAAATAAGTGCTGCAATAATACCTGTTGTCCATGTATTTAAAAATGGTGTTTTAAATTTCGGATGAACTTTAGCAAGACGCTTCGGTAACAATCCATCTCTGCTCATTGCATATGAAACACGAACTTGCCCATACATCATAACTAGCATTACAGTTGTAATTCCTGTAATTGCTCCTACTGATATCACTCCCGCCAAACTATCTTGTCCAATAAATTGAAGTGCGAAAGCAACTGGATCTGATATATTCAACTGACCGTATGGAACAATCCCTGTCAAAATAAGTGAAACAACAATGTAAAGAACCGTACAAACTAGTAACGATGCAATAATTCCAATCGGCAAATCGCGTTGTGGGCGCTTCACTTCTTCTGCGGCTGTTGATACAGCATCAAATCCAATGAATGCGAAGAAAACTGTAGCTGCTCCAGCCATTACACCATCTAACCCAAATGGCATAAAAGGTGTCCAATTTTCAGGTTTTACATAATTAAATCCGGCGAAGATAAAAATGAGAACAACTGCTAGTTTAATAAATACCATTATATTATTTACACGTGCACTTTCACGAACACCTCTAGATAAAAGAACCGTCATAACTAGAATAATTAGAACTGCAGGTAAATCAATTATTCCACCCTTTCCAGTACCAGGGGCCGAGGAGAGAATGGTCGGAATATGAATCCCAAATCCCTTTAATAACGATTGAAAATACGCTGACCATCCATTAGCTACAGCAGATGTGGCTAATAAATACTCGAGCATTAAATCCCATCCAATTAAGAATGCAAATACTTCTCCCATCGTCGCATACGTGTACGTGTAAACACTCCCTGAGACAGGAACTGAAGAAGCAAATTCAGCGTAACAAAATGCAGCAAAGGCACAAGCTAATGCAGCTATAGCAAATGATAATATAATAGCTGGTCCAGAATGTTTCGCTGCTACAACGCCAGTAAGAACAAAAATACCAGTTCCAACAATTGCTCCGATTCCAAGCATTGTTAAATCAAGTGCCCCTAACGTTCTCGATAATGTCTTTTGTTTACTTTCTTGCAGTAACGTTGAAATTGGCTTCTTTTGAAAAATTTGCTTCATGCTGTGCTCCTCCATGATTTTAGTTTTCTGAAAATTTAATTTACTTTTTCATTTTACCCACGGCATGTTTTTTAGTCAATACTTTTGTCGAAATAAACAGAAAACTATCGAGATACATACTATAC
It encodes:
- a CDS encoding DEAD/DEAH box helicase — encoded protein: MTTFRELGLSESLLQSVESMGFEEATPIQAETIPHALQGKDIIGQAQTGTGKTAAFGLPLLDKVDTNKEAVQGIVIAPTRELAIQVGEELYKIGKHKRVRILPIYGGQDINRQIRALKKHPHIIVGTPGRILDHINRKTLRLQNVETVVLDEADEMLNMGFIEDIEAILTDVPETHQTLLFSATMPDPIRRIAERFMTEPQHIKVKAKEVTMPNIQQFYLEVQEKKKFDVLTRLLDIQSPELAIIFGRTKRRVDELSEALNLRGYAAEGIHGDLTQAKRMSVLRKFKEGTIEVLVATDVAARGLDISGVTHVYNFDIPQDPESYVHRIGRTGRAGKKGIAMLFVTPRESGQLKNIERTTKRKVDRMDAPTLDEALEGQQRLIAEKLQSTIENDNLSYYKRIAEEMLEENDSVTVVAAALKMMTKEPDTTPIALTSEPPVVSRGGGGGSKKRGGNGSGYRDGNRNRSRDGRGGGDGRNRDRNRDGRGSGSGDGRNRDRNRDGGSRDAGSRDGNRGRKGEGRPGSSNGRGERKHHSRPQA
- a CDS encoding rhomboid family intramembrane serine protease, translating into MLIPSTRISLQPIIISLLLIQLVMIILSDFSLFHLAAYNEYIAKGEWWRVITSLLVHVDLQHFLSNSICLFVFGSSIEKQLGHFSFIIIFFLSGILGNISSYIIMPLEYIHAGASGGIFGLLGAQLFLLYSRYCSSKPRDIAIFSIMILILLLFTFFNPSANPISHLTGLIIGGMCTPFLIK
- a CDS encoding LolA family protein, coding for MEKKQEDVVRDLETKVKSMKSYQAEAKLSIKTGNEPQEYNVEIWHKEPSYYRVNLQNAKKDQSQIILRNDEGVFVLTPALNKSFRFQSDWPQNSSQAYLYESLVRDILQDKKNLSFEKTDKYYVFKTKTNYQHQNMLPKQEIKLNKSDLTPVSVKLMDNDQNVLVKVDFTKVKFDAKFDKGAFDTKQNMSRAQVDVQTAAKEDKPFAILYPRDTPQGMTLKEEEELKTDSGKRTILTYTGSKKSVTLIQEKSKVAEASSAVSVSGEPVDLGFTIGALTKDSVTWSHNGVEYMLVSKGLEPNELLMVARSVTAKQVK
- the murF gene encoding UDP-N-acetylmuramoyl-tripeptide--D-alanyl-D-alanine ligase, coding for MINRTLKQVEQMINGTGLAERYEGITIQGVSIDTRKIENGNLYVPIQGERFDGHAFVDKAVENGAIATLWMKDVENPPENLPVIFVEDTLAALQMLAKNYRDQLDVKVIGVTGSNGKTSTKDIVTSILATKFKVQKTEGNFNNHIGLPLTILNLEENTEVAVLEMGMSSRGEIEFLSKLARPNAAIITNIGEAHLMDLGSREAIAEAKLEIVTGLQKGGVFVYNGDEPLLTNRVPEMNLAAETVTFGDARANDYYPTTVTLQATGTHFKMNRDETSSFYLPVLGKHNVYNTLASMAIAKHFGVTWEEMKQGLVTLQMTGMRMEIVKTDSGLTIINDAYNASPTAMEAAFHLMNGLDGFAKKIVVLGDMLELGNQEVQFHYEVGKLIDPAKISYVFTYGKLGAQIAEGAKINFPKDRVKAYDSKEELIKELQAVVGTKDVVLVKASRGMKLEEVITMLK
- the acpS gene encoding holo-ACP synthase; its protein translation is MIVGIGIDIIELNRIEKMLDGKLKFMERILTERERGVAEGLKGSRLTEFVAGRFAAKEAYSKAVGTGIGKEVSFLDIEVRNDDRGKPIIITNTEHIVHLSISHSKEFAVAQVVLESSSR
- a CDS encoding D-alanine--D-alanine ligase produces the protein MTKIKLGLLYGGKSAEHQVSLQTALAAIKALNQDKFEIHPIYITEQGQWMRGERIEGEVTNVEALQMSGEENTISPVSLSTEIIPTATSKQEDAIDVIFPLLHGPNGEDGTVQGLLELLNIPYVGNGVLASSAGMDKVVMKNIFAEAGLKQAKYASFIRSAWEKDRETAYEKVEEVLGYPCFVKPANLGSSVGINKCNDREELENAFEEAFQFDRKIIVEENIVGREVEVGVLGNDEPKCSVVGEIVPKKDFYDYKSKYIDGDTALIIPAEMTEEESNVIKRDAIIAFQSLDGSGLTRADFFLTKDGEVYINEVNTMPGFTPFSMFPLLWQHTGLPYPELIEELIRLAIERHEEKQKIKYTI
- the alr gene encoding alanine racemase, encoding MEEAPFYRDTWVEVDLDAIYNNVTHIKEYIPSDVEIFAVVKANAYGHDYVPVAKTALEAGATRLAVAFLDEALVLRRAGITAPILVLGPSPPRDVNVAAENDVALTVFQKEWVEEAIKLWDGSSIMKFHINFDSGMGRIGIRERKELKGFLKSLEGAPFLELEGVYTHFATADEVETSYFDKQYNTFLQQLRWLKEFGVNPKFVHTANSAATLRFQGITFNAVRIGIAMYGLSPSVEIRPFLPFKLEPALSLHTKVAHIKQVIKGDGISYNVTYRTRTEEWIATVAIGYGDGWLRRLQGFKVLVNGERVPIVGRVTMDQFMIHLPCEVPLGTKVTLIGRQGDEYISATEVAEYSGTINYEIIATISFRVPRIFIRHGKVVEVINYLNDI
- the uvsE gene encoding UV DNA damage repair endonuclease UvsE, whose amino-acid sequence is MLVRLGYVAMSVHLKNASPSQTMTYAQFQRIDDREAAIRKLERIANSNLENCLRLLKHNKGHDISFFRLSSKLIPLANHEELLDWNYIRPLKENLKELGEYAIRMNMRIDFHPDHFVVLNSPEESILKQSVKTLQMHKKLLKGMGIEHKQRCVLHVGGGYKDKELALERFIENWSTVPRGIQEMIILENDDTTFSLEETLYLGEKLDIPVVFDLHHHMMNNDQEDWHEDWARVVHTWESSLLPVKMHISSPRDGKNPRAHADFIDVDTFLSFLKKIKGSVPRIDCMIEAKKKDESLFQLMRELSKQTDVEIIDGASFYIK